The Geobacillus stearothermophilus ATCC 12980 genome contains a region encoding:
- a CDS encoding DUF6044 family protein, with the protein MKDISRAKGGREALVTEKRLLFFSLLAIALYVSPYFVLGEDAHMRVHDNLDSNIAWYKVLTRSGELFGPVDGIIPQIINGLPRNAFGTEFSGIVWLHALFPSIYAYGLSQAATRVLAFIGMYLLLRKHVLPAGRWGWIRIGVSLTFALTPFWPSGMLSTLGMPLALWAFLNIRGGERSWVNWAVLTLLPLYSSFVLGFFFFLSALGIWWLIDVIRGKGWNWRFLAAIVYMTVLYSAVDYRLVHSLLFSDEPTSRDEYFHARLPLWRVIRLTFKNYVLGHTHVMTVHGFVILPVTLIALYFVWKRKRWRQEMPFLVLHVLNFALSTWYAFWFYKGWLPLTERFDLLDKFNFARYHFLRPMVIYVLFAMALKIIWQEGRRWRAVSAAAIALQLLVLVLHNEEIVYRNKPSFREFYAEKQFAAIREYIGRPVHTYRVASIGIHPAIAQYNGFYTLDTYNNFYPLEYKHRFRCIIAKELEKNKKLREYFDEWGGRCYLFVDELGKHYMFKKTSKRTIRHLELNTKAFYAMGGRYIFSALPIENASDNALHLERVFRSDESAWTIYLYKVAWKGGT; encoded by the coding sequence ATGAAAGACATCAGCCGGGCGAAAGGAGGGAGAGAGGCGCTGGTGACAGAAAAACGACTTCTGTTCTTCTCACTGCTGGCCATCGCCTTATATGTGTCGCCGTACTTTGTGCTCGGTGAAGATGCGCATATGCGCGTCCATGACAATTTGGATTCCAACATTGCCTGGTATAAAGTGCTCACCCGAAGCGGCGAACTGTTTGGACCGGTTGACGGAATCATCCCGCAAATCATTAACGGATTGCCGCGCAACGCGTTCGGGACGGAGTTCAGCGGCATCGTCTGGCTTCACGCTTTGTTTCCGTCCATTTACGCCTATGGGCTCAGTCAAGCCGCAACCCGCGTATTGGCGTTCATCGGCATGTATTTGCTGCTGCGAAAACATGTGCTGCCGGCCGGACGCTGGGGATGGATCCGCATCGGCGTTTCGTTAACGTTCGCGCTGACGCCGTTTTGGCCGTCGGGGATGTTGAGCACGCTCGGCATGCCGCTTGCGCTTTGGGCGTTTTTAAACATTCGGGGCGGGGAGCGTTCATGGGTGAATTGGGCGGTGTTGACGCTCTTGCCGCTTTACTCGAGCTTTGTGCTTGGCTTTTTCTTTTTCCTAAGCGCGCTTGGGATTTGGTGGCTCATTGATGTCATCCGCGGCAAGGGTTGGAATTGGCGGTTTTTGGCGGCCATCGTCTATATGACGGTGCTCTATTCGGCGGTCGACTACCGGCTTGTCCATTCGCTCTTGTTTTCCGATGAACCGACAAGCCGAGACGAATATTTCCACGCCCGCCTGCCGCTTTGGCGGGTGATCCGTCTGACGTTCAAAAACTATGTGCTCGGCCATACTCATGTGATGACGGTGCACGGGTTCGTCATTTTGCCGGTGACGCTCATCGCCTTGTACTTCGTGTGGAAGCGGAAGCGCTGGCGGCAGGAAATGCCGTTTCTTGTGCTGCACGTATTGAACTTCGCGTTGTCGACATGGTATGCATTTTGGTTTTACAAAGGATGGCTGCCGCTCACGGAACGGTTTGATTTGCTCGATAAGTTCAATTTCGCCCGCTATCATTTTTTGCGGCCGATGGTCATTTACGTTTTGTTTGCGATGGCGCTGAAAATTATTTGGCAGGAAGGACGGCGGTGGCGGGCGGTCAGCGCGGCGGCGATCGCTTTGCAGCTGTTGGTGCTTGTCTTGCACAATGAGGAAATCGTCTACCGCAACAAGCCGTCATTTCGCGAATTTTACGCTGAGAAGCAATTTGCCGCCATCCGCGAGTATATCGGCCGTCCCGTCCATACATATCGCGTCGCCAGCATCGGCATCCACCCGGCGATCGCCCAGTACAACGGTTTTTACACGCTTGATACGTACAATAACTTTTACCCGTTGGAATACAAACACCGGTTCCGCTGCATTATCGCCAAGGAGCTGGAAAAAAACAAAAAGCTGCGCGAGTATTTTGACGAATGGGGCGGGCGTTGCTACCTTTTTGTCGACGAACTCGGCAAACATTATATGTTCAAGAAAACGTCGAAGCGGACGATCCGCCATCTTGAATTGAACACAAAAGCGTTTTACGCCATGGGCGGGCGTTATATTTTCTCGGCGTTGCCGATTGAAAACGCAAGCGACAACGCGTTGCATCTTGAGCGTGTGTTTCGCTCGGACGAATCTGCTTGGACGATTTACTTATACAAGGTCGCATGGAAAGGGGGAACGTGA
- a CDS encoding bifunctional ADP-dependent NAD(P)H-hydrate dehydratase/NAD(P)H-hydrate epimerase: protein MIPIVTAEEMYAIDREVAERIGISADSLMENAGQALFWALKKRIPPAAKVAVLAGTGNNGGDGFVIARMLKSYGYETDVWLVPPKEKVKGAARTALEVYERSGYAWIAYEGKERELAALLPHYDIIIDALLGIGVKGDVRPPYKEIIEQVNRSPAVVYAIDVPSGVPADGGEAGMAVRADATLTVQCPKLGAYTFPAADYYGELTVVDIGIPPAAVQAKAAARFLWEKSDVVRTMPKRTRSSHKGTYGKLLIVGGSKAMAGAVTLAAKAALRSGAGLVTIAVPEAMYEAVANRVPEAMCRLWPAEGGAFAGAADWDGLEIDAIAVGPGMGRTEGVRRLVNELVRQPVPLVIDADALFFWGDYAELVRERSAPTVITPHPGEMARLLRRPVSEVERDRFGASKRLAMEYGVYVVLKGPYTIVTAPDGAQYVNATGNPALAKGGSGDVLTGIVAAFLLQHEAVQPAVSNAVFVHGKAADWLVQHGHSSWDVLASDVVDALPAVLTSLT, encoded by the coding sequence ATGATTCCGATCGTAACGGCTGAGGAAATGTACGCCATTGACCGGGAAGTGGCAGAACGGATCGGCATCAGCGCTGACTCGTTGATGGAAAACGCCGGACAGGCGCTGTTTTGGGCGCTGAAGAAGCGGATTCCGCCCGCTGCCAAGGTGGCGGTGCTCGCGGGCACGGGCAACAACGGCGGCGATGGGTTCGTCATCGCGCGCATGTTGAAAAGTTATGGCTATGAAACCGATGTCTGGCTCGTTCCGCCAAAGGAAAAGGTGAAAGGGGCGGCGCGCACGGCGCTTGAGGTGTACGAGCGGTCCGGTTATGCATGGATCGCTTATGAAGGAAAAGAGCGGGAGTTGGCGGCGCTCTTGCCGCATTATGACATCATCATTGACGCCTTGCTTGGCATCGGCGTCAAAGGGGACGTACGTCCGCCATATAAGGAAATCATCGAGCAAGTGAACCGTTCGCCGGCGGTCGTTTATGCGATTGACGTGCCGAGCGGGGTGCCGGCGGACGGTGGGGAAGCCGGCATGGCGGTCCGCGCTGATGCGACACTGACGGTGCAATGCCCGAAACTTGGGGCGTACACGTTCCCGGCGGCCGATTATTACGGAGAGCTCACCGTCGTGGATATCGGCATTCCGCCGGCGGCGGTGCAGGCGAAGGCGGCTGCTCGGTTTTTGTGGGAAAAGAGCGATGTGGTGCGGACGATGCCGAAGCGAACACGGTCATCGCATAAAGGAACGTACGGCAAGCTGCTCATTGTCGGCGGGTCCAAGGCGATGGCCGGCGCGGTGACACTCGCCGCGAAGGCGGCGCTTCGCAGCGGGGCGGGGCTGGTGACGATCGCCGTTCCGGAAGCGATGTATGAGGCGGTCGCCAACCGCGTGCCGGAGGCGATGTGTCGATTATGGCCGGCCGAGGGCGGCGCGTTTGCCGGCGCGGCCGATTGGGACGGGCTTGAGATCGATGCGATCGCGGTCGGCCCAGGGATGGGCCGGACGGAAGGGGTTCGCCGCTTGGTCAATGAGCTTGTGCGCCAGCCGGTGCCGCTTGTCATCGACGCCGATGCCTTGTTTTTTTGGGGCGACTACGCCGAGCTGGTGCGCGAACGGAGCGCGCCGACGGTGATCACGCCGCATCCGGGGGAAATGGCGCGCCTCCTTCGCCGCCCGGTCAGCGAGGTGGAACGCGACCGGTTTGGCGCGTCGAAGCGGCTGGCGATGGAATATGGCGTCTATGTCGTGTTGAAAGGGCCGTATACGATTGTGACGGCGCCAGACGGGGCGCAATATGTAAACGCGACCGGCAATCCGGCCTTGGCGAAAGGCGGGAGCGGCGACGTGTTGACGGGCATCGTGGCGGCGTTTTTGCTGCAGCACGAGGCGGTGCAGCCGGCGGTGAGCAATGCAGTGTTCGTGCATGGAAAGGCTGCTGATTGGCTTGTTCAACACGGTCATTCGTCCTGGGATGTATTGGCGTCGGACGTTGTGGATGCCTTGCCGGCTGTGCTCACTTCGCTGACGTGA
- a CDS encoding FeoA family protein, translating to MAKAKYCCLSDMKPGDRFRIEKVDVPDPMLKRRLLDLGFVPGGEVKVGQRSPLGDPTAYRVCGTTIALRKEESDYIYGEKIHHD from the coding sequence ATGGCAAAAGCAAAATACTGCTGCCTCTCCGATATGAAACCGGGCGATCGATTTCGCATCGAAAAGGTTGATGTTCCTGATCCTATGTTAAAAAGGCGGTTGCTTGATTTGGGATTTGTACCCGGCGGGGAAGTGAAGGTGGGACAAAGAAGCCCGCTTGGCGACCCGACCGCCTATCGCGTTTGTGGCACGACGATCGCATTAAGGAAAGAAGAAAGCGACTATATTTACGGGGAGAAGATCCACCATGACTGA
- a CDS encoding 5-oxoprolinase subunit PxpA codes for MRTIDLNCDFGESFGVYRLGQEEILSYVTSVNIACGFHAGDPLVMRRTVQLAIQHGVAIGAHPGLPDLLGFGRRAMAVSPEEVYAYVVYQIGALAAFVKAEGGVMTHVKPHGALYNMAAKDAALAEAIAKAVRDVDPSLVLYGLSGSELIRAGRAYGLRTASEVFADRTYQADGSLTPRSDARAIIVDENEAVRQVLRMVGEQRVRSLQGTDVTIEADTVCLHGDNEQAVRFAKRLYEALQQEGIAIQALR; via the coding sequence GTGAGGACGATTGATTTGAATTGCGATTTTGGCGAAAGCTTTGGGGTGTATAGGCTTGGGCAGGAAGAAATCTTATCGTACGTGACCTCTGTCAACATCGCCTGTGGGTTTCACGCCGGCGACCCGCTCGTCATGCGGCGGACGGTGCAGCTCGCCATCCAGCATGGCGTTGCCATCGGCGCCCACCCCGGTCTTCCTGATTTGCTCGGATTTGGGCGGCGGGCGATGGCGGTTTCGCCCGAAGAAGTGTATGCGTACGTTGTTTACCAGATCGGCGCACTTGCAGCCTTTGTCAAGGCGGAAGGCGGCGTGATGACGCATGTGAAGCCGCACGGCGCCTTGTACAATATGGCGGCGAAAGACGCGGCGTTGGCCGAAGCGATCGCCAAAGCGGTGCGCGATGTCGACCCGTCGCTTGTCTTGTATGGTTTGTCGGGGAGCGAGCTCATCCGCGCGGGCCGCGCTTATGGCTTGCGAACCGCGAGCGAAGTGTTCGCCGACCGGACGTATCAGGCGGATGGTTCGCTCACTCCAAGAAGTGATGCACGTGCCATCATTGTGGATGAAAATGAGGCGGTCCGCCAAGTGCTTCGCATGGTTGGCGAACAGCGCGTCCGCTCATTGCAAGGGACGGACGTGACGATTGAAGCCGACACCGTCTGCCTGCATGGCGACAATGAGCAGGCGGTGCGATTTGCCAAGCGGTTGTATGAAGCGTTGCAGCAAGAAGGCATTGCCATTCAGGCGCTGCGATAA
- the pxpB gene encoding 5-oxoprolinase subunit PxpB, with protein MEMNYTLFPLCEYAVTVRFADYIDETVNDIVHETAVRLKRKRKEGVNEIVPAFSSLTVYYDPLAIGYADVCRWLREKVESSGQTDRPLARTVVIPVCYGGEFGPDLPEVARFHGISEDEVVTLHSAGRYRVYMIGFSPGFAYLGGLSPRLSTPRRAVPRTKVPAGSVGIAGGQTGVYPLATPGGWQLIGRTPLRVFDPHRKEPSLLSAGDIVEFRPIGADEFARWRDEHD; from the coding sequence ATGGAAATGAACTATACGCTGTTTCCGTTATGTGAATATGCAGTGACCGTCCGGTTTGCCGATTATATCGATGAGACCGTAAATGATATCGTTCATGAGACAGCGGTTCGCCTAAAGAGAAAACGAAAAGAAGGGGTCAACGAAATTGTGCCGGCGTTTTCATCGCTTACCGTGTATTACGACCCGCTGGCGATTGGTTATGCGGACGTATGCCGGTGGCTGCGCGAAAAGGTCGAGTCGTCTGGACAGACGGACCGGCCTTTGGCGCGAACGGTTGTTATTCCTGTCTGCTATGGCGGTGAATTTGGGCCGGACTTACCAGAGGTCGCCCGCTTTCACGGGATATCGGAAGATGAGGTGGTTACGCTTCATTCGGCCGGCCGCTACCGTGTCTATATGATCGGGTTTTCGCCCGGGTTTGCGTATTTGGGGGGCTTGTCGCCGCGTTTGTCCACACCGAGGCGGGCGGTGCCGCGCACAAAAGTGCCCGCCGGTTCGGTCGGCATCGCCGGCGGGCAGACGGGCGTCTATCCGCTGGCGACGCCGGGCGGCTGGCAGCTGATCGGCCGGACGCCGCTCCGCGTATTTGACCCGCACCGGAAGGAGCCGAGCTTGCTTTCCGCCGGTGACATTGTTGAATTTCGGCCGATTGGCGCCGATGAATTTGCACGTTGGAGAGATGAACATGATTGA
- a CDS encoding IclR family transcriptional regulator — translation MNKTVLKTKELLDLFLDCERLTLPEMVERLQMPKTSVYRMAQSLVALGFLQKRGDHYELGLALLTFGSLVAERLDIRRVALPVMERLKEATNEAVNLVIRDGDEALYIEKVETSEPVRVYTKVGRRAPLYAGACPRALLVFMDEKEQARYLERTKLVKIAKNTVTDKQALRRQLEEDRKRGYTVSYSELENYSAAVAVPIFNHEGAAIAGLSVAGPEQRFLPDDVARIVPLLRQAAMEISRELGFQGKGWK, via the coding sequence ATGAACAAAACGGTGTTAAAAACAAAAGAACTGCTTGATTTGTTTCTCGACTGCGAACGGTTGACTTTGCCAGAGATGGTCGAACGGCTTCAGATGCCGAAAACATCGGTATACCGGATGGCGCAGTCGCTTGTCGCGCTTGGCTTTTTGCAAAAGCGGGGCGATCACTATGAACTCGGTTTGGCATTGTTGACGTTTGGGTCGCTCGTTGCCGAGCGGCTCGATATTCGTCGGGTGGCGCTGCCGGTGATGGAGCGGCTGAAAGAAGCGACGAACGAAGCGGTGAATCTTGTCATCCGCGACGGTGATGAGGCGCTCTATATTGAAAAAGTCGAGACGTCCGAGCCGGTGCGCGTCTATACGAAAGTCGGCCGGCGCGCGCCGCTGTACGCCGGCGCGTGCCCGCGCGCTTTGCTGGTCTTTATGGACGAAAAAGAGCAAGCACGCTATTTGGAACGAACAAAACTTGTCAAAATCGCCAAAAATACCGTAACGGACAAGCAGGCGTTGCGTCGGCAGTTGGAAGAAGATCGGAAACGGGGCTATACGGTCAGCTATTCTGAGCTGGAAAACTATTCGGCGGCTGTGGCTGTACCGATTTTTAACCATGAAGGCGCGGCCATCGCCGGGCTGAGTGTCGCCGGCCCGGAACAGCGTTTTTTGCCGGATGATGTGGCGCGCATCGTTCCGTTGCTTCGGCAGGCGGCGATGGAGATTTCACGTGAACTTGGCTTTCAAGGAAAGGGATGGAAATGA
- a CDS encoding ABC transporter permease: MIRKYIALLRMKYIEMLAYRLATFVWMTGAITQPLITMFVWMNIHPEESESFLFYFMAVIFVERMTSAWDVWELDREIREGTFSNLLLRPVHPIHWAIAENIVYKWLFAVILAPVWLVGAVFWPPLRPHMTAGQAVLFLAAVVLGAALRFLLSYSCGLLAFWVTKVAAVYGVIDVISLFLSGRIAPLEMLPPALREWSEWLPFRYMISFPIEIATGAADGGELARGFAVAVGWMAVFVAGVQWLWKAGMRKNQAVGG, encoded by the coding sequence ATGATTCGCAAATATATCGCCCTATTGCGGATGAAATACATCGAAATGCTTGCGTATCGGCTTGCGACGTTCGTCTGGATGACGGGCGCCATCACGCAGCCGCTCATTACGATGTTTGTCTGGATGAACATTCATCCGGAAGAGAGCGAGTCGTTTCTGTTCTATTTTATGGCGGTCATTTTTGTCGAGCGGATGACGAGCGCGTGGGATGTATGGGAGCTCGACCGTGAAATTCGCGAAGGGACGTTTTCGAATTTGCTGCTTAGGCCGGTTCATCCGATCCATTGGGCGATTGCGGAAAACATCGTTTACAAATGGCTGTTTGCCGTCATTTTAGCGCCGGTTTGGCTGGTGGGGGCGGTGTTTTGGCCGCCGCTTCGCCCGCATATGACGGCAGGGCAAGCGGTGCTGTTTTTGGCGGCGGTCGTATTGGGTGCGGCGCTTCGGTTTTTGTTGAGCTACTCGTGCGGGCTGCTCGCGTTTTGGGTCACAAAGGTGGCGGCGGTGTACGGGGTGATCGACGTCATTTCGTTGTTTTTGTCAGGACGGATCGCGCCGCTGGAAATGCTGCCGCCGGCGCTTCGCGAATGGAGCGAATGGCTGCCGTTCCGCTATATGATCAGTTTTCCGATTGAAATCGCCACCGGGGCGGCGGATGGAGGAGAGTTGGCGCGCGGCTTTGCGGTGGCGGTCGGGTGGATGGCCGTGTTTGTCGCGGGGGTGCAGTGGCTTTGGAAAGCAGGAATGCGAAAAAACCAGGCGGTAGGTGGGTGA
- a CDS encoding MerR family transcriptional regulator → MHYFTISDLAHEFDVSTRTIRYYEERGLLSPIRTESGQRLYTKKERAKLKLILRGKRFGFSLDEIHEMISLFDEDRTGKKQLEKTVEYGRRKLKEVNERIEDLLQLKAEMEALLSDFEQRLRQWEGSDG, encoded by the coding sequence ATGCACTATTTCACCATTTCCGATTTGGCGCACGAGTTTGATGTGAGCACCCGGACGATCCGCTATTATGAAGAACGCGGATTGCTCTCCCCAATCCGGACCGAGTCAGGGCAGCGGCTGTATACGAAAAAGGAGCGGGCAAAGCTCAAGCTCATTTTGCGCGGCAAACGGTTCGGCTTTTCGCTTGACGAGATTCATGAGATGATTTCGCTGTTTGATGAGGACCGAACGGGGAAGAAACAGCTGGAAAAAACGGTCGAATACGGGCGGCGGAAATTGAAGGAGGTGAACGAGCGGATTGAGGATTTGCTGCAGCTGAAGGCGGAGATGGAAGCGCTGCTTTCCGATTTTGAACAGCGATTGCGGCAATGGGAGGGATCGGATGGTTGA
- a CDS encoding GNAT family N-acetyltransferase, with amino-acid sequence MGIVPRFVWLETEEEVRSAFPVMRELRTHLDEETYTALVREAQEQEGYQLVALYDQDKMVAVVGFMPMITLYNGRFIWVCDLVTASSERSKGYGKVLLSYVHEWAREHGYGIVSLSSGLQRIDAHRFYEEKMEYAKVSYVFSKRLSS; translated from the coding sequence ATGGGAATCGTGCCGCGATTCGTTTGGCTTGAAACGGAGGAAGAAGTGAGAAGCGCCTTTCCGGTGATGCGTGAGCTGCGCACCCATTTGGATGAGGAAACCTACACGGCGCTCGTGCGAGAAGCGCAAGAACAAGAAGGGTATCAGCTTGTGGCGTTATATGATCAGGACAAAATGGTTGCGGTTGTCGGATTCATGCCGATGATCACGCTCTATAACGGCCGCTTTATTTGGGTGTGCGATTTGGTTACCGCTTCGAGCGAACGTTCGAAAGGATATGGAAAGGTGTTGTTGTCCTATGTGCACGAGTGGGCGAGGGAGCACGGCTACGGGATTGTTTCGCTGTCGTCCGGCCTGCAACGGATAGACGCCCATCGCTTTTATGAGGAAAAAATGGAATATGCAAAAGTCAGTTATGTGTTTTCAAAACGCTTATCGAGTTGA
- a CDS encoding ABC transporter ATP-binding protein yields the protein MIRVSHLHKSFRVHRRDAGWLEAVRHLWRRDYRVIEAVKDVSFTIEKGEIVGFLGPNGAGKTTTMKMLAGLLHPTSGEITVGGFVPFEQKPEFKKMMSLVMGQKSQLIWDIPPMETFLVNKAIYDIDDRSFRQTLEELTELLDLAPLLDKPTRSLSLGQRMRCELAAALLHRPHVLFLDEPTIGLDVHTQENVRRFIVDYNREHETTILLTSHYMGDVAALCDRVMIINYGRLIYDGELSVLTEKLAPYKRLEVRFSRLPNVDWSEYGEVVEIEEGTIVLRVARETAAETAARLLERFDVRDINIEDPPLEEVIARAFWEEHV from the coding sequence GTGATCCGTGTCAGCCATTTGCATAAATCGTTCCGCGTCCATCGCCGCGATGCGGGATGGCTTGAGGCGGTGCGTCATTTATGGCGGCGCGACTATCGCGTCATTGAGGCGGTGAAGGACGTTTCGTTTACGATTGAGAAAGGGGAAATCGTCGGCTTTTTAGGGCCAAACGGGGCAGGGAAAACGACGACGATGAAAATGTTGGCCGGTCTCTTGCATCCGACGTCAGGAGAGATCACGGTCGGCGGGTTTGTGCCGTTTGAGCAAAAGCCGGAGTTTAAAAAAATGATGAGCTTGGTGATGGGGCAAAAAAGCCAGCTCATTTGGGACATTCCGCCGATGGAGACGTTTTTGGTCAATAAAGCGATTTATGACATCGACGATCGGTCGTTCCGCCAGACACTCGAGGAATTGACGGAGCTGCTCGACTTGGCGCCGCTTCTTGACAAGCCGACGCGTAGCTTGTCGCTTGGCCAACGGATGCGCTGCGAGCTGGCGGCCGCGCTGTTGCATCGGCCGCACGTGTTGTTTTTGGATGAGCCGACGATCGGGCTGGACGTCCATACGCAGGAAAACGTGCGCCGCTTTATCGTCGACTACAATCGGGAGCACGAGACGACGATTTTGTTGACGTCGCATTACATGGGGGATGTCGCGGCGCTTTGCGACCGGGTGATGATCATTAACTACGGGCGATTGATTTACGATGGGGAGCTGTCGGTGCTGACGGAGAAGCTGGCGCCGTACAAGCGGCTTGAGGTTCGGTTTTCTCGGCTGCCGAATGTCGATTGGAGCGAGTACGGCGAAGTGGTGGAAATCGAAGAAGGAACGATTGTGCTCAGGGTGGCGCGCGAGACGGCGGCGGAGACAGCAGCGCGGTTATTGGAACGGTTTGATGTCCGCGACATCAACATCGAAGACCCGCCGCTTGAGGAAGTGATTGCGCGCGCGTTTTGGGAGGAACACGTATGA
- a CDS encoding biotin-dependent carboxyltransferase family protein yields MIEVMEGGFFTTVQDSGRFGYRHAGVPVGGAMDAWAYRLANALVGNHGDEAVLEATMSGPTIRFHAETVIAICGGEFSCALNGQPLVLWKPAAVKPGDVLEIGACRVGWRAYMAVAGGIDVSPVMGSRSTYVPAQLGGVSGRPLRRGDVLKIGPAALIFPSKPLRWGLSRLASRYIGGKTKTVRAVPGPEYDEFTPDSRTQLFAAFYEVTPQSDRIGCRLAGPALVRAREKEMVSDTVVFGTVQVPSSGQPIVLMADSQTTGGYPRIAQVAAVDLPLLAQARPGDRIQFRPIALEEAVQLYIEQQQRLDRWIAAIRRQWEGER; encoded by the coding sequence ATGATTGAAGTCATGGAGGGCGGATTTTTTACGACCGTTCAAGACAGCGGGCGTTTCGGCTACCGGCATGCCGGGGTGCCGGTGGGCGGGGCGATGGACGCGTGGGCGTATCGCCTTGCCAATGCGCTTGTCGGCAACCATGGCGATGAGGCGGTGCTCGAGGCGACGATGTCCGGGCCGACGATTCGGTTTCACGCCGAAACGGTGATCGCCATATGCGGCGGCGAGTTCTCATGCGCGCTGAACGGGCAGCCGTTGGTGCTTTGGAAGCCGGCGGCCGTCAAGCCGGGCGATGTGTTGGAAATCGGGGCATGCCGAGTGGGATGGAGAGCGTATATGGCCGTAGCAGGCGGCATTGATGTTTCGCCTGTGATGGGCAGCCGTTCAACGTACGTCCCGGCGCAGCTTGGCGGTGTATCGGGCCGGCCGTTGCGGCGCGGGGATGTGTTGAAGATTGGGCCGGCCGCTCTCATTTTCCCTTCAAAGCCGCTGCGTTGGGGGCTCTCCCGGTTGGCCAGCCGCTATATCGGCGGAAAAACGAAAACGGTGCGCGCTGTCCCTGGTCCGGAATATGACGAGTTTACGCCGGACAGCCGCACTCAGTTGTTTGCCGCCTTCTATGAGGTGACGCCCCAATCCGACCGGATCGGCTGCCGGCTCGCAGGCCCGGCGCTAGTCCGCGCCCGCGAGAAGGAGATGGTGTCGGATACCGTCGTCTTCGGCACTGTGCAAGTGCCATCGTCCGGCCAACCGATCGTGTTGATGGCCGACAGCCAGACAACGGGCGGCTACCCGCGCATCGCCCAAGTGGCAGCGGTCGATTTGCCTTTGTTGGCGCAGGCGCGTCCCGGCGACCGTATCCAGTTTCGACCGATCGCGCTTGAGGAAGCGGTGCAGCTTTATATCGAACAACAGCAACGGCTGGATCGGTGGATTGCCGCCATTCGCCGTCAATGGGAGGGAGAACGGTGA
- a CDS encoding ABC transporter permease, with the protein MRRYGRVFREFFRACLVEELEYRSEFFGNFIASFFGLGIALLTIHIFFYQTDRLGGWTYGEVLVLLGVFNTLRGWIDFALRPNMPRLLEHVRRGTLDYILTKPVDSMFYVSFRHLVFWRLIDVALGFGVIGYGLYVERYVPSAADVLMFFVVMTASLLLIYSLWMILMTTSFWVVRIDDLSFIFDSFFDTARFPGSMYRGAVRFVITYVLPAVLITNTPALALLGKWSMAAVLAALAVAMLFLWASRRFWRFALRFYTGAGG; encoded by the coding sequence ATGCGGCGGTATGGGCGGGTGTTCCGCGAGTTTTTCCGTGCTTGTTTGGTTGAGGAATTGGAATATCGAAGCGAATTTTTCGGCAATTTCATCGCCAGCTTTTTTGGTCTCGGCATCGCCCTGCTTACGATCCATATCTTTTTTTATCAGACGGACCGGTTAGGCGGCTGGACGTATGGGGAAGTGCTTGTGCTGCTCGGCGTTTTTAATACGCTGCGCGGATGGATCGATTTCGCGCTTCGGCCGAACATGCCGCGTTTGCTTGAGCATGTCCGGCGCGGCACGCTCGATTATATTTTGACGAAACCGGTCGACAGCATGTTTTACGTCAGCTTCCGCCACCTTGTCTTTTGGCGGTTGATCGATGTGGCGCTTGGCTTTGGCGTCATCGGCTACGGCTTGTATGTCGAACGCTACGTGCCGTCGGCGGCGGACGTCTTGATGTTTTTCGTCGTGATGACCGCGTCACTCTTGCTTATTTATTCGTTATGGATGATCCTCATGACGACGTCGTTTTGGGTGGTGCGCATTGATGATTTGTCGTTTATTTTCGATTCGTTTTTTGATACGGCCCGCTTCCCGGGCAGCATGTACCGCGGCGCGGTGCGCTTCGTGATTACGTACGTTCTGCCGGCGGTGTTGATCACCAATACGCCGGCTTTGGCGCTGCTTGGGAAATGGAGCATGGCTGCGGTGCTGGCGGCTTTGGCTGTGGCTATGCTCTTTTTATGGGCTTCCCGCCGCTTTTGGCGGTTTGCCTTGCGCTTTTACACCGGGGCGGGCGGGTGA